The Daucus carota subsp. sativus chromosome 2, DH1 v3.0, whole genome shotgun sequence genome includes a window with the following:
- the LOC108210154 gene encoding transcription factor TCP2, with translation MDMDDIQNQGCKFPRSRSGGNKIGQKGDDEDEGDAKRIASGNDIGRFCGWPSSRIVRVSRASGGKDRHSKVWTSKGLRDRRVRLSVTTAIQFYDLQDRLGYDQPSKAVEWLLKAAESSISELPSLNTSSFPDTPKQLSDEKRSSGGTIEHGFDSNDLEMDMDPNHHYQNQNVSLSKSACSSTSETSKGSGGLSISRSEIRIKARERARGRAAEKEKEKETDSLFPAHHHSVTPNSSFTELLTSGGGGVNNHNTSRNARAPHLQKSSPSSRQWPNAPMDYFGTGLNHPSPNYPGHIQLGNSLPQPMMISPFTVTSGDQQHHELQQFSFVQDNLVPTASGGSDYNLNFSISSGLAGFNRGTLQSNLSTMPQLHQRFSPMDGPHSSPFFISSAVPNGSTTETHQQHPQHHPQFPAGLQLYYGDAGRHSEQQQHHHYSSTSQVKKADK, from the coding sequence ATGGATATGGATGACATTCAAAACCAAGGTTGCAAGTTTCCGAGAAGTAGAAGCGGTGGTAACAAGATAGGTCAGAAGGgggatgatgaagatgagggaGATGCCAAGAGGATTGCTTCTGGGAATGATATTGGTAGGTTTTGTGGATGGCCGTCGTCGAGAATAGTTAGGGTTTCTAGGGCTTCTGGTGGCAAAGACAGGCACAGCAAAGTATGGACTTCTAAAGGGCTGAGAGACCGCCGTGTTCGCCTTTCTGTCACTACAGCCATTCAGTTTTATGATCTTCAAGATCGGCTCGGGTATGATCAACCCAGTAAAGCTGTGGAATGGCTACTGAAAGCCGCGGAGAGTTCCATTTCTGAGCTACCTTCACTGAATACCTCTTCGTTTCCGGATACTCCTAAGCAACTCAGTGATGAAAAGAGGTCAAGTGGAGGTACAATAGAACATGGGTTTGATTCTAATGACTTGGAAATGGATATGGATCCGAATCATCACTACCAAAACCAGAATGTTTCTTTGTCAAAATCTGCTTGTAGTAGCACTTCTGAGACCAGCAAAGGCTCTGGTGGGTTGTCAATTTCGCGGTCTGAGATCCGGATTAAAGCTCGAGAGAGGGCAAGAGGTAGGGCAGCAGAAAAGGAAAAGGAGAAAGAAACTGATTCTCTTTTTCCTGCTCATCACCATAGTGTAACCCCCAACTCCTCTTTCACTGAGTTACTCAcaagtggtggtggtggtgttaACAACCATAACACTAGCCGTAATGCTCGAGCTCCACACCTCCAAAAGTCCTCACCATCATCTAGACAATGGCCTAATGCTCCAATGGATTATTTTGGTACAGGACTTAACCATCCATCGCCTAATTATCCGGGGCATATACAATTGGGGAATTCTCTACCACAGCCCATGATGATTTCTCCATTCACTGTCACATCCGGAGATCAGCAACATCACGAGCTTCAACAGTTTTCATTTGTCCAAGACAATCTTGTCCCAACTGCTTCTGGCGGGAGTGATTACAACCTAAACTTCTCTATATCTTCCGGCCTTGCTGGTTTCAATAGGGGGACCCTTCAGTCCAATTTATCAACAATGCCTCAACTCCATCAGAGGTTCTCACCCATGGATGGACCACATTCATCACCCTTCTTCATAAGCTCTGCGGTCCCAAATGGCTCCACAACCGAGACCCATCAGCAACATCCTCAGCACCACCCTCAGTTCCCTGCTGGACTACAGCTATACTATGGAGATGCAGGCAGGCATTCAGAACAGCAGCAGCACCATCACTACTCATCTACTTCTCAG